A region of Solanum dulcamara chromosome 7, daSolDulc1.2, whole genome shotgun sequence DNA encodes the following proteins:
- the LOC129896264 gene encoding malate synthase, glyoxysomal-like, with product MASFEETFIQSNNSVPKKLSGIMGYDVPEGVDIRGRYDPEFSKILTKDALQFVADLQREFRNYINYAKDCRREAKMRYNNGGLPGFDPTTKYIREGEWVCASVPQAVADRRVEITGPVDRKMVIDALNSGAKVLMADFEDALSPSWENLMRGHINLRDAVNGTITFHDQVRNKVYKLNNQTAKLFVRPRGWHLPEAHIFIDGEPATGCLVDFGLYFFHNYANFRKAQGQGFGPFFYLPKMEHSREARIWNNVFERAEKWAGIEKGSVRATVLIETLPAVFQMNEILYELRDHSVGLNCGRWDYIFSYVKTFQGHPDRLLPDRVQVGMAQHFMRSYSDLLIHTCHKRGVHAMGGMAAHIPIRDDPAANEAALELVRKDKLREVKAGHDGTWVTHPGLVPACMEVFTNNMGNSPNQIHSMKRQDASILDEEDLLQRPRGVCTLECLRLNTRVGIQYLAAWLTGLGCVPLYNFMEEAAAAEISRVQNWQWLKYGVELDGDGLGVKVNLDLFGRVVEEEMARIEREVGKEKFKKGMYKVACKLFTGQCTAPVLDDFITLDAYNYIVMHHPIGSSRL from the exons atggcTAGCTTTGAAGAGACATTCATTCAATCCAATAACTCTGTTCCAAAAAAGTTGAGTGGAATTATGGGCTATGATGTGCCTGAGGGAGTGGACATTAGGGGAAGATATGATCCTGAATTTTCCAAGATTTTAACTAAGGATGCTTTGCAATTTGTAGCTGATTTGCAGAGGGAATTCAGGAACTATATTAACTATGCTAAGGATTGCAGGAGAGAGGCAAAAATGAGGTACAATAATGGAGGTTTGCCGGGTTTTGATCCGACAACCAAATACATTAGGGAAGGAGAATGGGTGTGTGCTTCTGTGCCGCAGGCTGTGGCTGATCGGAGGGTGGAGATTACTGGACCAGTCGATAGAAAGATGGTCATCGATGCCCTTAATTCTGGAGCCAAAGTTTTGATG GCGGACTTTGAAGATGCACTATCACCAAGCTGGGAGAATCTAATGAGAGGCCATATAAATTTGAGGGATGCAGTGAATGGAACAATAACATTCCATGATCAAGTCAGAAACAAAGTGTATAAACTGAATAATCAGACAGCTAAGTTGTTTGTGCGCCCAAGAGGGTGGCATTTGCCAGAAGCTCACATCTTCATTGATGGTGAGCCTGCTACTGGTTGCCTTGTCGACTTCGGCCTCTACTTTTTCCACAACTATGCCAACTTCCGCAAGGCCCAAGGACAAGGATTTGGACCCTTTTTCTATCTTCCCAAAATGGAACATTCTAG GGAAGCTAGGATATGGAACAATGTGTTTGAGAGGGCAGAGAAATGGGCTGGAATTGAGAAAGGAAGTGTTAGGGCTACTGTCCTAATTGAAACACTTCCAGCTGTGTTTCAGATGAATGAAATCTTGTATGAACTGAGGGACCATTCTGTTGGCCTCAACTGTGGTAGATGGGATTACATTTTCAGCTATGTCAAGACTTTCCAGGGTCACCCCGATCGATTGCTCCCTGATAGGGTTCAAGTTGGCATGGCTCAACACTTTATGAGAAGTTACTCGGACTTGCTCATCCACACTTGTCATAAGCGTGGCGTCCATGCTATGGGAGGCATG GCAGCTCATATTCCAATTAGAGATGATCCAGCAGCTAATGAGGCAGCATTGGAACTTGTAAGGAAGGATAAGCTAAGAGAAGTGAAGGCGGGGCATGATGGAACATGGGTTACTCACCCTGGCCTAGTTCCAGCATGCATGGAAGTCTTCACTAACAACATGGGCAATTCCCCTAACCAAATCCATTCAATGAAGCGCCAAGATGCATCCATCCTAGATGAAGAGGACCTGCTGCAGAGGCCGAGAGGGGTCTGTACCTTGGAGTGCCTCCGGCTGAACACCCGAGTGGGAATTCAGTACTTGGCAGCCTGGCTGACAGGGCTTGGATGTGTCCCTCTTTACAACTTCATGGAGGAAGCTGCCGCAGCTGAGATTAGCAGAGTCCAGAATTGGCAGTGGCTGAAATATGGTGTGGAATTGGATGGAGATGGACTTGGGGTGAAAGTCAACTTAGACCTGTTTGGAAGAGTGGTTGAGGAAGAAATGGCTAGGATTGAGAGagaagttggaaaggagaaaTTCAAGAAGGGAATGTACAAGGTGGCTTGCAAGTTATTCACAGGGCAATGCACTGCCCCAGTCTTGGATGATTTTATTACTCTTGATGCCTACAATTACATTGTCATGCATCATCCTATTGGATCATCCCGGCTCTAA